GCTCCGACACGTCGTTGGACACGAAATAGCCCGCGACAGCGCTCATCGCCTTGCCCTTGTCGAGATAGCGCGCGCGCTTGCCGATGACGATGCCGAGCTCGACCTCGTAATCCATCTTGGTGGATTCTTTCGGGATCACGGTGTTGTCGTTCGGTCCGCAGATCGAGGTCGGCGCCTTGTTGAAGATGATCGGCTCCTTCGGGATCGGCATGCCGGCTTCGGCGGCGTGATCGGAATAGTTCAGGCCGATGGCGATGAAGTTGCGCACATGGCCGATGCAGGCGCCGAGCCGCGGCTTGCCGGGCACAACCTTGAGCCGGTTGATATTCGCCTTCTTGATCTTGGCGAGGCCGCCGTCGGCCAGCATGGCGCCGTCGATGTCAGGCACGATGCGCGACAGGTCGCGGATTTTACCCTCGGCATCGATGATGCCGGGTTTCTCGCGGCCCGCCGGGCCGTAACGCACGAGCTTCATGTTTCCCCCAAAAGGTTTGAATGCGCGGACTATGCGTCGGGAGAGGGGCGAGGAGCAAGACGTTAGACATGCGTCATCGCCCCTGTTGTTTAGCGGCGCGGGGTACGCCGTCGTCCAAACCGCCGCTTGATGCCCTTCAAATGAAGGGCGCGCGGAACGCCGGGCTCTCAGCCTGCCCGCGGCCCCATGCGCAAGTGTGAGTAAAGCGCATGAGATTGGTCGCACCACGAACCGCCGAAAAGCTTCGGCGTTCCGCGCGCGGTGTTTGAGGCTTACTCTGCGACAACCCCGGAGGACAGACACCGTGGACCGGACGACACCGGGCGGCTCTTCTTGTTATCCTCCGCTGGTGACCCACGGCCGGTGAGCCGGATCATCGCAGCTTGGGCCTCCGCTGCATGCGATACGTCCTTCGCACCCAACGGCCACCGCACCGCGTCTCACGACGCTCATGAAACGCCCCTTCAGCGGGACAGGATTTAGGAAAAAAATCATATACTGGGGAGGATGTCAAGTGTTAATCCGGCCCCATCCTTCGAGACGCATTGCTTCGCAATGCTCCTCAGGATGAGGCCGGTAAATAGCTGTCGTCCCCGCGAAAGCGGGGATCCATACGCCGTGACATTTCGATCGTGGTTGCTCTTCGTCACAACCAATAAGCAGAGGTGGTTATAGGTCCCCGCCTGCGCGGCGACGACAGAGCTATTGTGTGGAGCTTGCCGAGCTACGCCGTGTCACGGCTCATCGGTGAGTTCGAGATACTTTTTGTAAAAAGGCATGCCCTTGCTGTCGTCGCGATCTGAATCCCATCTCACAAAGCAGATGTCGCCGTATTCCTTGATCACGGTTCCGGCATCGTTCTTCGACTTTGGAAATGCCGCATTCTTCCGCACGCGCGCCCCGATGCGGATTCGAGGATCATGGAGGGAGGGAGCCGGCTTCGGCTTTGACGGCGGTCGAGCCTCCGCGGCCTTTCGGTCAAGCTCCTTCTGACGCTTGGCAAGAAGTCGTCTTAGTCTTTCATTGATCGTAAAGCACGGCATCGCTCAGGACACATTGCTGATGAGGTTGCTGCAGCACGTGCTTCTACACACCTGAGTTGTTCTTGCTTCTACACAGATGCGTTATTTTTGGTCTTGCTTCTACACAGCTGCGTTATTTTCGGCTCGTGGCGCCGCCGAT
The genomic region above belongs to Pseudorhodoplanes sinuspersici and contains:
- a CDS encoding fumarylacetoacetate hydrolase family protein encodes the protein MKLVRYGPAGREKPGIIDAEGKIRDLSRIVPDIDGAMLADGGLAKIKKANINRLKVVPGKPRLGACIGHVRNFIAIGLNYSDHAAEAGMPIPKEPIIFNKAPTSICGPNDNTVIPKESTKMDYEVELGIVIGKRARYLDKGKAMSAVAGYFVSNDVSERSFQIDRSGGQWNKGKGCETFGPIGPWFVTKDEIKDPQNLDMWLDVNGERRQTGNTKTMIFGVEHLVWYCSQFFVMEPGDIIVTGTPPGVALGMKPEPKFLQAGDVVTLGIEGLGEQKQKLVELKK